One segment of Phaeacidiphilus oryzae TH49 DNA contains the following:
- a CDS encoding 3-hydroxyacyl-CoA dehydrogenase NAD-binding domain-containing protein, which translates to MAALDMAQLKRAAELFPDEVVTDVQVRHLELPLGAGRFALLTLDNGFDHTKPNTIGPGTLAKFNEALDQVEREAAAGEIVAVGVTGKPFIFAVGADLKGVEVLSRHEDGVAIAKGGHDTFKRLGALPVPTFTYYNGAAMGGGVEIGLHCTYRTVSSGLPAFSLPECFLGLVPGWGGCTLLPNLIGAGKAINVIIDNALAQNKQLKGKQVFELGIADAIFEPADFLEQSLLWTAKVLTGEVSVEREPVDRGEAWDQAVEWGRLVVEGKLHGAAPAPLRALDIIAQVKDGDLQAGFDAEDQALADLIMSDELRAGLYAFNLVQKRGKRPAGAPDKSLARPVNKVGVVGAGLMASQLALLFVRRLEVPVVLTDIDQARVDKGVGYVHAEIDKLLGKGRINGDKANRLKALVSGVLEKAEGFSDADFVIEAVFEETGVKQQVFAEVEAVVPETAILATNTSSLSVTEMAAKLKHPERVVGFHFFNPVAVLPLLEVVRAEKTDDASLATAFAVAKKLKKTAVLVKDAPAFVVNRILTRFMGEVQNVVDEGTPVEVAEKAVEPLGLPMSPLVLLELVGPAIGLHVSETLAGAFPERFKVSPNLKAVVDAGKRGFYVYDSGKPELDPEVAALLKQGDSVLTEQQVRDRVLTAVAEEIGLMLAEGVVAEAQDIDLCLITGAGWPFHLGGITPYLDREGYAEKANGKRFLEQGVASVPTA; encoded by the coding sequence ATGGCTGCTCTGGACATGGCGCAGCTGAAGCGCGCCGCCGAGCTGTTCCCCGACGAGGTGGTGACGGACGTTCAGGTCCGCCACCTCGAACTGCCGCTGGGCGCCGGGCGGTTCGCGCTGCTCACGCTCGACAACGGCTTCGACCACACCAAGCCGAACACCATCGGCCCGGGGACGCTCGCCAAGTTCAACGAGGCCCTGGACCAGGTGGAGCGGGAGGCCGCGGCCGGCGAGATCGTCGCCGTCGGCGTCACCGGAAAGCCGTTCATCTTCGCGGTGGGCGCCGACCTCAAGGGCGTCGAGGTGCTGTCCCGGCACGAGGACGGGGTCGCGATCGCCAAGGGCGGACACGACACCTTCAAGCGCCTGGGCGCGCTGCCGGTGCCGACCTTCACCTACTACAACGGCGCCGCCATGGGCGGCGGCGTGGAGATCGGCCTCCACTGCACCTACCGCACGGTGTCGAGCGGGCTGCCGGCCTTCTCGCTGCCGGAGTGCTTCCTCGGCCTCGTACCGGGCTGGGGCGGCTGCACGCTGCTGCCGAACCTGATCGGCGCGGGCAAGGCGATCAACGTCATCATCGACAACGCGCTGGCCCAGAACAAGCAGCTCAAGGGCAAGCAGGTCTTCGAGCTGGGGATCGCGGACGCGATCTTCGAGCCGGCCGACTTCCTGGAGCAGTCGCTGCTGTGGACCGCCAAGGTGCTGACCGGTGAGGTCTCGGTCGAGCGCGAGCCGGTGGACCGCGGCGAGGCCTGGGACCAGGCCGTCGAGTGGGGCCGGCTGGTCGTCGAGGGCAAGCTGCACGGGGCCGCGCCGGCGCCGCTGCGGGCGCTGGACATCATCGCCCAGGTCAAGGACGGCGATCTCCAGGCCGGGTTCGACGCCGAGGACCAGGCGCTGGCCGACCTGATCATGAGCGACGAGCTCCGGGCCGGGCTCTACGCCTTCAACCTGGTGCAGAAGCGCGGCAAGCGGCCGGCCGGCGCGCCGGACAAGTCGCTGGCGCGTCCGGTCAACAAGGTGGGCGTGGTCGGCGCGGGTCTGATGGCCTCCCAGCTGGCGCTGCTCTTCGTGCGCCGCCTTGAGGTGCCGGTCGTGCTCACCGACATCGACCAGGCGCGGGTCGACAAGGGCGTGGGCTACGTCCACGCCGAGATCGACAAGCTCCTCGGCAAGGGCCGGATCAACGGCGACAAGGCCAACCGGCTCAAGGCGCTGGTCAGCGGCGTGCTGGAGAAGGCCGAGGGCTTCTCGGACGCGGACTTCGTGATCGAGGCGGTCTTTGAGGAGACCGGCGTCAAGCAGCAGGTCTTCGCCGAGGTCGAGGCGGTCGTGCCGGAGACGGCCATCCTGGCCACCAACACCTCCTCGCTGTCGGTGACGGAGATGGCCGCGAAGCTCAAGCACCCGGAGCGGGTGGTGGGCTTCCACTTCTTCAACCCGGTCGCGGTGCTTCCGCTGCTGGAGGTGGTCCGGGCGGAGAAGACCGACGACGCCTCGCTGGCCACCGCCTTCGCGGTGGCGAAGAAGCTGAAGAAGACGGCGGTACTGGTCAAGGACGCCCCGGCGTTCGTGGTCAACCGGATCCTCACCCGGTTCATGGGCGAGGTGCAGAACGTCGTCGACGAGGGCACGCCGGTCGAGGTCGCGGAGAAGGCGGTCGAGCCGCTGGGCCTGCCGATGTCGCCGCTGGTGCTGCTTGAGCTGGTCGGGCCGGCGATCGGACTGCACGTCAGCGAGACGCTGGCGGGGGCGTTCCCGGAGCGGTTCAAGGTCTCGCCGAACCTCAAGGCCGTGGTGGACGCCGGCAAGCGCGGCTTCTACGTCTACGACTCGGGGAAGCCGGAGCTGGACCCGGAGGTCGCGGCGCTGCTGAAGCAGGGCGACAGCGTCCTGACGGAGCAGCAGGTCCGGGACCGGGTGCTGACGGCCGTCGCCGAGGAGATCGGCCTGATGCTGGCCGAGGGCGTGGTCGCCGAGGCGCAGGACATCGACCTGTGCCTGATCACCGGCGCCGGCTGGCCCTTCCACCTGGGCGGGATCACCCCGTACCTGGACCGCGAGGGGTACGCCGAGAAGGCGAACGGCAAGCGGTTCCTGGAGCAGGGCGTGGCGTCGGTGCCGACCGCGTGA
- a CDS encoding MFS transporter yields the protein MSGCATTPLAQTPAVTDARPVTDGAARGAATTATAVADRRQGLRGAPPGRRGPAARRTSFALIASLLGFTVITIDVSAVNIALPAIRTSLSGGMAGLQWVVDAYTLMFAALMLSAGSLADRSGARRAYGWGVALFTVASLGCALAPGIGTLVAARVVQGGAAAIVMPASLALIRQAYEDARARARAIALWTVGGSVAMAAGPVLGGVLTETAGWRAVFLLNLPVGAVILILLTRVARSPRRPASLDPAGQLTAVLALAGLAFAVIEGGHLGWTSPAVLGAGALAVAAGWAFWAVETRHRQPMVPPALLTDRRVAVPLAIGFAVNAGFYGGIFALGLYYQQLRGMSGIAAGLMFVPMSVVITGTNLVSPRLAERIGRRPVIVAGQLVLAVAMLALLPLAARTPLWLVLVLLLPLSIGGAVAVPALTALLMDAVPGERAGTASGMLNALRQTGGALAVALFGGLLAGNAADGSGFSLPGMRIGLVVVAGVILVTTVLSRLLLPRN from the coding sequence ATGTCCGGATGCGCCACCACTCCGCTCGCCCAGACCCCCGCCGTCACCGACGCCCGTCCCGTCACCGACGGGGCTGCCCGGGGCGCCGCGACCACCGCGACCGCCGTCGCCGATCGCCGCCAAGGCCTGCGCGGTGCGCCGCCGGGCCGCCGAGGTCCGGCGGCACGCCGGACGTCCTTTGCGCTGATCGCCTCCCTCCTCGGTTTCACCGTGATCACCATCGACGTCTCCGCGGTCAACATCGCGCTCCCCGCGATCCGCACCTCGCTCAGCGGCGGGATGGCCGGGCTCCAGTGGGTGGTCGACGCCTACACCCTGATGTTCGCCGCGCTGATGCTCTCCGCCGGCTCCCTCGCCGACCGGTCCGGCGCCCGCCGCGCCTACGGCTGGGGCGTCGCCCTGTTCACCGTCGCCTCGCTGGGCTGCGCGCTGGCCCCCGGGATCGGCACCCTGGTGGCGGCCCGGGTGGTGCAGGGCGGGGCGGCGGCGATCGTGATGCCGGCCTCGCTGGCGCTGATCCGCCAGGCGTACGAGGACGCCCGGGCGCGGGCCCGCGCCATCGCCCTCTGGACGGTGGGCGGTTCGGTCGCCATGGCGGCCGGCCCGGTGCTCGGCGGGGTGCTGACCGAGACGGCCGGCTGGCGCGCGGTCTTCCTCCTCAACCTGCCGGTCGGCGCAGTGATCCTGATCCTCCTCACCCGGGTGGCCCGCTCGCCCAGGCGGCCGGCCTCGCTGGACCCGGCCGGTCAGCTGACCGCGGTGCTCGCCCTCGCCGGGCTGGCCTTCGCGGTGATCGAGGGCGGCCACCTCGGCTGGACCAGCCCGGCCGTGCTGGGCGCCGGCGCGCTCGCCGTCGCCGCCGGGTGGGCGTTCTGGGCCGTCGAGACGCGGCACCGCCAGCCGATGGTGCCGCCGGCGCTGCTGACCGACCGCCGGGTGGCCGTGCCGCTGGCGATCGGCTTCGCCGTCAACGCCGGCTTCTACGGCGGGATCTTCGCCCTCGGCCTCTACTACCAGCAGCTGCGTGGGATGTCCGGGATCGCCGCCGGGCTGATGTTCGTACCGATGTCCGTGGTGATCACCGGCACCAACCTGGTCTCGCCCCGGCTGGCCGAGCGGATCGGCCGCCGACCGGTGATCGTGGCCGGCCAACTCGTCCTGGCCGTGGCCATGCTGGCACTGCTGCCGCTGGCCGCGCGCACCCCGCTGTGGCTGGTGCTGGTCCTGCTGCTGCCGCTGAGCATCGGCGGCGCGGTGGCCGTGCCGGCGCTGACCGCGCTGCTGATGGACGCCGTCCCGGGGGAGCGGGCGGGTACGGCCTCCGGAATGCTCAACGCCCTGCGGCAGACCGGCGGTGCGCTCGCCGTCGCCCTCTTCGGCGGGCTGCTGGCCGGGAACGCGGCGGACGGCTCCGGGTTCTCCCTCCCCGGGATGCGGATCGGCCTGGTGGTCGTGGCCGGCGTCATCCTGGTCACCACCGTCCTCTCCCGGCTGCTGCTGCCCAGGAACTGA
- a CDS encoding DsbA family protein yields the protein MKRSIGRQTRAGAQPPVDGDRQDAQAERRRRIVVWQRRIIVAVAVVAVFVCAGLAGSVVRSNKNKALATPSAGASPSGLSISVPGRSPVVLTVWEDLRSTDSKKFLAEYGPTLDHLLSTGLVTIHYREVTAVDKAIGGDGSLHAGNALACAQDQKLFPAYRALLYKDQPADESDDAFSKTSYLLKLAKKIKGMDSDNFRTCVEGVGHTVWVKKNQEAFVAAGFGSLPAMTMEVVPQEALTGQQDVKTLLPEAPGTAKKKRLTPAKLKSEVLKAAEAAPTATASASPTAG from the coding sequence ATGAAGCGTTCAATCGGCAGGCAGACCCGAGCCGGCGCGCAGCCGCCGGTCGACGGTGACCGGCAAGACGCACAGGCCGAGCGCCGCCGCCGGATCGTGGTCTGGCAGCGTCGGATCATCGTGGCGGTGGCCGTCGTGGCCGTCTTCGTCTGCGCCGGCCTGGCCGGCTCGGTGGTCCGCTCCAACAAGAACAAGGCGCTGGCCACCCCGTCCGCCGGGGCCAGCCCCAGCGGGCTGTCCATCTCGGTGCCGGGCCGCTCGCCGGTCGTCCTCACCGTCTGGGAGGACCTCCGCTCGACGGACTCCAAGAAGTTCCTCGCCGAGTACGGCCCGACCCTGGACCACCTCCTCTCCACCGGCCTGGTGACCATCCACTACCGCGAGGTCACCGCGGTCGACAAGGCGATCGGCGGCGACGGCTCGCTGCACGCCGGCAACGCGCTGGCCTGCGCCCAGGACCAGAAGCTCTTCCCGGCGTACCGCGCGCTGCTCTACAAGGACCAGCCGGCGGACGAGAGCGACGACGCCTTCTCGAAGACCTCTTACCTGCTGAAGCTGGCGAAGAAGATCAAGGGCATGGACTCGGACAACTTCCGGACCTGTGTCGAGGGCGTCGGCCACACGGTGTGGGTGAAGAAGAACCAGGAGGCCTTCGTGGCCGCCGGGTTCGGCAGCCTCCCGGCGATGACGATGGAGGTCGTGCCGCAGGAGGCGCTGACCGGTCAGCAGGACGTCAAGACGCTGCTCCCGGAGGCCCCCGGCACCGCCAAGAAGAAGCGGCTGACGCCGGCCAAGCTCAAGTCCGAGGTGCTGAAGGCCGCCGAGGCCGCGCCGACCGCGACCGCCTCGGCGTCGCCGACGGCGGGCTGA
- a CDS encoding cytochrome b N-terminal domain-containing protein: MSAPADEGWTGGWTGALRRRAVRRLPPEKLLPDTQPAYMASWIYVFGVLTVAALIAVLVSGGWLALEGPAWWHTSDVGHYVNSLHLWGVELFMFFMVVHLWGKFLMAAWRGRRGLTWVIGVIAFLASVGTAFTGYLVQQNFDSQWIAGQAKDGLNAVGIGAYFNVADFGQMLMWHIVLLPVVLGVLTVWHILLVRRHGIVPPIGATAPEGPEGDELPAEAPEGPGGTPEAPGASGEVRP, encoded by the coding sequence GTGAGCGCGCCCGCGGACGAGGGCTGGACGGGCGGCTGGACCGGGGCACTGCGCCGGCGAGCGGTCCGCCGGCTGCCACCGGAGAAGCTGCTGCCGGACACCCAGCCGGCCTACATGGCCTCCTGGATCTACGTGTTCGGCGTCCTCACCGTCGCCGCGCTGATCGCGGTGCTGGTGAGCGGGGGATGGCTGGCGCTGGAGGGGCCGGCCTGGTGGCACACCTCCGATGTCGGCCACTACGTGAACAGCCTCCACCTGTGGGGCGTCGAGCTGTTCATGTTCTTCATGGTGGTGCATCTGTGGGGCAAGTTCCTGATGGCGGCCTGGCGCGGGCGCCGCGGGCTGACCTGGGTGATCGGCGTGATCGCCTTCCTGGCCTCGGTCGGCACCGCCTTCACCGGCTATCTGGTGCAGCAGAACTTCGACTCGCAGTGGATCGCCGGGCAGGCGAAGGACGGCCTCAACGCCGTGGGCATCGGCGCGTACTTCAATGTCGCCGACTTCGGGCAGATGCTGATGTGGCACATCGTGCTGCTGCCGGTCGTGCTGGGGGTGCTGACGGTGTGGCACATCCTGCTGGTACGGAGGCACGGCATCGTCCCGCCGATCGGGGCCACCGCGCCGGAGGGGCCGGAAGGCGACGAACTCCCCGCCGAGGCGCCGGAAGGCCCGGGCGGCACGCCGGAGGCCCCCGGCGCGAGCGGGGAGGTCCGGCCATGA
- a CDS encoding ABC transporter ATP-binding protein, translated as MPSNETVLRLEGVSLWRSTAAGPKQLLRDIDWVVTRGQRYALLGHNGAGKSTILSLAGAVQFPSSGTVEILGNRLGRVDMRELRADVGNVSAANRIPPRLSVRDYVFTGITGTVQPLPRRYGQAEKKRALESMELMGLGAMADREILSCSQGEQSRARIARALVPQPRLLLLDEPAAALDLPSREQLIDSLDVLAAEFPALTMILVTHHLEELPASFGHALLLRQGATVAQGDVHSTLTSENLSECFGLPLAVNHDDGRWHARLLRRRPADASWGV; from the coding sequence TTGCCCAGCAACGAAACCGTCCTGCGCCTGGAAGGCGTCAGCCTCTGGCGCAGCACGGCCGCAGGCCCCAAGCAACTGCTGCGGGACATCGACTGGGTGGTCACCCGCGGCCAGCGCTACGCGCTGCTCGGGCACAACGGGGCCGGCAAGTCGACGATCCTCTCCCTCGCGGGCGCCGTGCAGTTCCCCAGCTCCGGGACGGTGGAGATCCTCGGCAACCGCCTCGGCCGGGTCGACATGCGGGAGCTGCGCGCCGACGTCGGCAACGTCTCGGCGGCCAACCGGATCCCGCCCAGGCTCTCGGTCCGGGACTACGTCTTCACCGGCATCACCGGCACCGTCCAGCCGCTGCCCCGCAGGTACGGCCAGGCCGAGAAGAAGCGGGCGCTGGAGTCCATGGAGCTGATGGGCCTCGGCGCGATGGCCGACCGGGAGATCCTCTCCTGCTCCCAGGGCGAGCAGTCCCGGGCCCGGATCGCCCGGGCGCTGGTGCCCCAGCCGCGGCTGCTGCTGCTTGACGAGCCGGCCGCCGCGCTCGACCTGCCCTCCCGGGAGCAGCTGATCGACTCGCTGGACGTGCTGGCGGCCGAGTTCCCGGCTCTGACGATGATCCTGGTGACCCACCACCTCGAAGAGCTGCCGGCCTCCTTCGGCCACGCGCTGCTGCTGCGGCAGGGCGCGACCGTCGCACAGGGCGACGTCCATTCGACGCTGACCTCGGAGAACCTCTCGGAGTGCTTCGGGCTGCCGCTGGCCGTGAACCACGACGACGGGCGCTGGCACGCCCGGCTGCTGCGCCGCCGGCCGGCCGACGCGAGCTGGGGCGTCTGA
- a CDS encoding nucleotidyltransferase domain-containing protein, translating into MDEVEFAEHVAGTLGGLAGVEAVALGGSRAAGTHRADSDWDFAVYYRGADGVFDPASLEGLGWEGQVFGIGDWGGGVFNGGAWLSIEGRRVDVHYRDLDDVEFRIAEAREGRFDVERLMFHLAGIPTYLVVAELAVNRTLRGELPCPAYPEALRLAAPPRWRGDALATLGYARDAHAVRGRLTDTVGAVATAACYAAHARLAERGEWITNEKRLLERAGLREPVDALLSGLTPEPARLEGALSAAERIFSAAPGQ; encoded by the coding sequence GTGGATGAGGTGGAGTTCGCGGAACATGTCGCCGGCACGCTCGGCGGGTTGGCCGGGGTGGAGGCCGTCGCGCTTGGGGGGTCTCGGGCGGCGGGAACGCATCGGGCGGACAGTGACTGGGACTTCGCGGTGTACTACCGCGGCGCGGACGGGGTCTTCGACCCCGCCTCGCTGGAGGGGCTCGGCTGGGAGGGGCAGGTCTTCGGGATCGGGGACTGGGGCGGCGGGGTGTTCAACGGAGGCGCCTGGCTGAGCATCGAGGGGCGCCGCGTCGACGTCCACTACCGCGACCTGGACGACGTGGAGTTCCGGATCGCCGAGGCCCGCGAGGGCCGCTTCGACGTCGAGCGGCTGATGTTCCATCTGGCCGGGATCCCGACGTACCTGGTCGTCGCGGAGTTGGCCGTCAACCGGACCCTGCGCGGCGAACTCCCGTGCCCCGCCTACCCGGAGGCGTTGCGGCTGGCCGCTCCCCCACGCTGGCGCGGGGACGCTCTCGCGACCCTCGGGTACGCGCGGGACGCGCATGCCGTGCGCGGGCGGCTCACCGACACCGTCGGCGCCGTCGCCACCGCCGCCTGCTACGCCGCCCACGCGCGGCTCGCCGAGCGCGGTGAGTGGATCACCAATGAGAAGCGCCTGCTGGAGCGGGCCGGACTGCGCGAGCCGGTGGATGCCCTCCTCTCCGGGCTCACGCCGGAGCCGGCGCGGCTTGAGGGCGCGCTCTCCGCCGCGGAGCGGATCTTCTCGGCGGCGCCCGGTCAGTGA
- a CDS encoding thiolase family protein yields MPRTARDVVFVDGVRTPFGKAGPKGIYHETRADDLVIKAIRELLRRNPNLPAERVDEVAIAATTQIGDQGLTIGRTAALLSGLPKSVPGYAIDRMCAGAMTAVTTTAGGIAFGAYDVVVAGGVEHMGRHPMGEGVDPNPRFLSEKLVDESALFMGMTAENLHDRFPQITKERCDAFAARSQEKAAKAYADNKIQPDLVPVAVRRTNAEAGETGWGLATVDEPMRPGTTVEQLAGLKTPFRAHGRITAGNSAGLNDGATASLLAAEDVAEELGLPVKMRLVSYAFAGVEPEVMGVGPVPATEKALAKAGLTIDDIGAFEINEAFAVQVLALLDHYGIADDDERVNPYGGAIAFGHPLASSGVRLMTQLARRFEERPDVRYGITTMCIGFGMGGTVIWENPHFEGGK; encoded by the coding sequence GTGCCTCGTACCGCGAGGGACGTCGTCTTCGTCGACGGCGTCCGCACCCCGTTCGGCAAGGCGGGTCCGAAGGGCATCTACCACGAGACCCGGGCCGACGACCTGGTGATCAAGGCGATTCGGGAGCTGCTGCGCCGCAACCCGAACCTGCCGGCGGAACGGGTGGACGAGGTCGCCATCGCCGCCACCACGCAGATCGGCGACCAGGGCCTGACCATCGGCCGCACCGCGGCTCTGCTCTCCGGCCTGCCGAAGTCCGTGCCCGGCTACGCCATCGACCGGATGTGCGCCGGCGCGATGACCGCCGTCACCACCACCGCCGGCGGCATCGCCTTCGGTGCGTACGACGTGGTGGTCGCCGGCGGCGTCGAGCACATGGGCCGGCACCCGATGGGCGAGGGTGTCGACCCCAACCCCCGCTTCCTCTCCGAGAAGCTGGTCGACGAGTCGGCCCTCTTCATGGGGATGACCGCGGAGAACCTCCACGACCGGTTCCCGCAGATCACCAAGGAGCGCTGCGACGCCTTCGCCGCCCGCTCCCAGGAGAAGGCCGCCAAGGCCTACGCCGACAACAAGATCCAGCCGGACCTGGTCCCGGTCGCGGTGCGGCGCACCAACGCGGAAGCGGGCGAGACCGGTTGGGGCCTGGCCACGGTGGACGAGCCGATGCGGCCCGGCACCACGGTCGAGCAGCTGGCCGGGCTGAAGACCCCGTTCCGCGCCCACGGCCGGATCACCGCGGGCAACTCCGCCGGTCTCAACGACGGCGCCACCGCCTCGCTGCTGGCCGCCGAGGACGTGGCCGAGGAGCTCGGCCTGCCGGTCAAGATGCGCCTGGTCTCCTACGCCTTCGCCGGCGTGGAGCCCGAGGTGATGGGCGTCGGCCCGGTGCCGGCCACCGAGAAGGCGCTGGCCAAGGCCGGTCTGACGATCGACGACATCGGCGCCTTCGAGATCAACGAGGCCTTCGCCGTCCAGGTGCTGGCCCTCCTCGACCACTACGGCATCGCCGACGACGACGAGCGGGTCAACCCGTACGGCGGGGCGATCGCCTTCGGCCACCCGCTGGCCTCCTCCGGGGTCCGGCTGATGACCCAGCTGGCCCGGCGCTTCGAGGAGCGCCCGGACGTCCGCTACGGCATCACCACCATGTGCATCGGCTTCGGCATGGGCGGGACCGTCATCTGGGAGAACCCCCACTTCGAGGGAGGCAAGTGA
- a CDS encoding MFS transporter, whose product MASEAASTPGRSGAIGDPVRRLEALPLSGWHRKITVLVGIGSFFDLYEVFLGGVLATVLAEQWKLDATGKAWVIASAFLGMFVGANLLSWLADRWGRRRIFMINLASYAIFSLATAFAPNLPVFAALRFCSGLGMGAELVLVDTYLAEFLPAHRRGRYISWAYVIGFLGVPLAALFGARVVAKADLGGIAGWRWLLVAGALGAVFVWLIRRQLPESPRWLTVKGRTDEAARVVAEIEAQVGAAPDAERAAEAPPVAEEERRVSFPDMFRGEYRRRTVMLWVFQILQTVGYYGFGTLAPIVLTAKGYSVTSSLGYAALSFIGYPVGALVATPLVERFERKWLIVGAALAMAAFGLVFGLGRNTALIVLAGFLLTVASNVFSNAFHIYHTEIFPTGVRSSAIGTAYSLSRLVSAILPFVALNALDAFGSGWVFAGSAVLMVLLCVDVAVLGPRTTGRPLERAAVATAVAAPASAPATEAPTGGGAASG is encoded by the coding sequence GTGGCTTCCGAGGCGGCATCCACACCCGGCAGGTCCGGAGCGATCGGAGACCCGGTCCGCAGGCTGGAGGCGCTTCCGCTCAGCGGCTGGCACCGGAAGATCACCGTGCTGGTCGGCATCGGCTCCTTCTTCGACCTGTACGAGGTCTTCCTCGGCGGCGTCCTCGCCACCGTCCTCGCCGAGCAGTGGAAGCTGGACGCCACCGGCAAGGCCTGGGTGATCGCCAGCGCCTTCCTCGGCATGTTCGTCGGCGCCAACCTGCTGTCCTGGCTGGCCGACCGCTGGGGCCGGCGCCGGATCTTCATGATCAACCTGGCCTCGTACGCGATCTTCTCGCTGGCCACGGCCTTCGCGCCGAACCTGCCGGTCTTCGCCGCGCTGCGGTTCTGCAGCGGTCTCGGGATGGGCGCCGAACTCGTGCTGGTGGACACCTACCTGGCCGAGTTCCTGCCGGCCCACCGCCGCGGCCGGTACATCTCCTGGGCGTATGTGATCGGCTTCCTCGGGGTGCCGCTGGCCGCCCTCTTCGGCGCCCGGGTGGTGGCCAAGGCGGACCTGGGCGGGATCGCCGGCTGGCGGTGGCTGCTGGTGGCCGGCGCGCTCGGCGCGGTCTTCGTCTGGCTGATCCGGCGTCAGCTGCCGGAGTCCCCGCGCTGGTTGACGGTCAAGGGGCGGACGGACGAGGCGGCCCGGGTGGTCGCCGAGATCGAGGCGCAGGTCGGCGCGGCCCCCGACGCCGAGCGGGCCGCGGAGGCGCCGCCGGTCGCCGAGGAGGAGCGCCGGGTCTCCTTCCCGGACATGTTCCGCGGGGAGTACCGGCGGCGGACGGTGATGCTCTGGGTCTTCCAGATCCTGCAGACCGTCGGCTACTACGGCTTCGGCACCCTCGCGCCGATCGTCCTCACCGCCAAGGGGTACAGCGTCACCTCGTCGCTGGGGTACGCGGCGCTCAGCTTCATCGGCTACCCGGTGGGCGCGCTGGTCGCGACGCCGCTGGTGGAGCGGTTCGAGCGGAAGTGGCTGATCGTCGGCGCGGCGCTGGCGATGGCCGCCTTCGGGCTGGTCTTCGGCCTCGGCCGGAACACCGCGCTGATCGTGCTGGCCGGGTTCCTGCTGACGGTGGCGTCCAACGTGTTCTCGAACGCGTTCCACATCTACCACACCGAGATCTTCCCGACGGGCGTCCGCTCCAGCGCGATCGGCACCGCGTACTCGCTCTCCCGGCTGGTCTCGGCGATTCTGCCGTTCGTCGCGCTCAACGCGCTGGACGCGTTCGGCTCCGGCTGGGTCTTCGCCGGCTCGGCGGTGCTGATGGTGCTGCTCTGCGTGGATGTGGCGGTGCTCGGCCCGCGGACGACGGGTCGGCCGCTGGAACGCGCGGCGGTGGCCACGGCGGTGGCCGCCCCCGCGTCGGCGCCCGCGACGGAGGCCCCGACCGGCGGCGGGGCCGCCTCCGGCTGA
- a CDS encoding helix-turn-helix domain-containing protein translates to MAADSTHPQANGTELGRFLKARRAQVRPEEVGLPPGAGLRRTPGLRREELAALAGVSVDYYIRLERGRETNPSPGVLNALGRALRLNGGAYERLMELAELASGRAAAGELPPTPDCAVRDSVLRMLEAVRPLPAYVVSRFNRVLAANPPGRRLLPGLWDWPEEQRNLTRYLFLHPVGRRLYEPWEETVAHSVAHLRAVGGASPDDPELLELVGELTVKSPEFARLWERYDVDERGGGQKTFDHPKVGRMTLTYEVMRLARTGEQRMVVYQAAAGTPDEEAMLRLEPAAAGAGAGAASAPQPEPAPA, encoded by the coding sequence ATGGCAGCCGACAGCACCCACCCACAGGCGAACGGCACCGAGCTCGGCCGGTTCCTCAAGGCCCGCCGCGCCCAGGTCCGGCCGGAGGAGGTCGGGCTGCCGCCCGGCGCCGGGCTGCGCCGCACCCCGGGGCTGCGCCGCGAGGAACTGGCCGCGCTGGCTGGCGTCAGCGTCGACTACTACATCCGCCTGGAGCGCGGCCGGGAGACCAACCCGTCCCCCGGCGTGCTGAACGCCCTCGGCCGGGCGCTGCGGCTGAACGGCGGCGCCTACGAGCGGCTGATGGAACTGGCCGAGCTGGCCTCCGGCCGGGCCGCCGCCGGCGAGCTCCCGCCCACCCCGGACTGCGCCGTACGCGACTCGGTGCTGCGGATGCTGGAGGCGGTCCGCCCCCTTCCGGCGTACGTGGTCAGCCGGTTCAACCGGGTCCTCGCCGCCAACCCGCCCGGCCGCCGGCTGCTGCCGGGCCTCTGGGACTGGCCGGAGGAGCAGCGCAACCTCACCCGGTACCTCTTCCTCCACCCGGTCGGGCGGCGGCTCTACGAGCCCTGGGAGGAGACCGTCGCCCACTCGGTCGCCCATCTCCGCGCGGTCGGCGGCGCCTCCCCCGACGATCCCGAGCTGCTCGAACTGGTCGGCGAACTCACCGTCAAGTCCCCGGAGTTCGCCCGCCTCTGGGAGCGCTACGACGTGGACGAGCGAGGCGGCGGCCAGAAGACCTTCGACCATCCCAAGGTCGGCCGGATGACCCTCACCTACGAGGTGATGCGCCTGGCCCGCACCGGCGAGCAGCGCATGGTCGTCTACCAGGCCGCCGCCGGCACCCCCGACGAGGAGGCCATGCTCCGCCTGGAGCCGGCGGCGGCCGGGGCCGGAGCCGGGGCCGCGTCCGCGCCCCAGCCCGAGCCCGCGCCCGCCTAG